The DNA sequence GACGTTTCAGCCTCTCGTCTATCTCCACCTCTGTGATCATGTTCTCCCCTCCGACAGGGCATCGTATATCAGCTCATCGAGATCAACACCATCTATGACAAGGAGCCTGAGATCAGATTTTATCTGGGATATCTCGGCTTTCAGGCTCTCAACCTGCTCACTAAGCTCCTGTATCTCGCCAAGCAGGGGGTTGGACGAATCAACGTCCTTGAACGGGTTAATCTGCTGTGAGACGATTTCGTAGAGGACCATAACGTCCTTTATCACCCTGTCGAGCCTGTCTATCTCCTCACGGAGCTCGTTTATCTGGGTC is a window from the Thermococcus sp. MV5 genome containing:
- a CDS encoding flagella accessory protein C — its product is TQINELREEIDRLDRVIKDVMVLYEIVSQQINPFKDVDSSNPLLGEIQELSEQVESLKAEISQIKSDLRLLVIDGVDLDELIYDALSEGRT